The region aaggtgagaggtcaaacaTCTTTCCTGATGCTCCAGACTGATTTAGAGGCTCGGCACATGGCAGGAAATGGAGAACAAATATTAATCCGATATCTCCTGTAGCTGGCAATGATTTAATCTAtttgggcagagaaagagaaaaggaccGAAACTGaaactattattttttatattgagTGATAGAAAAGGAGTTTCTGAGTTACATCACAATAACACTGAAGGCAGAGACACATACAGTTTCAGTCCAGTTTATTCCCTCACATGAAGTTTTTTAAATCCAGACAAACATCATTTTGAGGTCACGATCACTGATCAATTAGCTGATTGATCAGCAGTCTGGCTACTGTCTGatttccaacatggctgctgcttcAGTTCAGATTGACCTGTGTGTTGCTTATTTCCAGtcaaactgatgatgtttctttctggaccacagtctccacagagcttcacacctgaactgaaaactgaatctaCCAAAGTGTCATACAGGTAATTCAGCTGATGccatctctgcagtgttggtggtcTCATGGAtggttcctcctcttcaccttcatGCTCAGTGTGCTCCTCTTAGACAGTtatatggtgtttgtgtgtcggctcattctaccttctgtgtcctgcaggttcaggtgtcctggtccaggtatgttccagtgttctttaactggactggtgtttgttgttgatcaggAGGCGGAGCTCCTCTACAGCACTGTCCAGTGGGATGAAAGCCTCCTCCAATCAGCTggcaagatggctgctgggccGCTGTTCAATATCCACTGTCCTGAGGACGCTGTCTGTGAGCTCCACCTCCCACACTGTGAGGCAGAAGATGGTGAGATAGAGATTAGTGCTTTTTACAGTGATGTGTTATCTGCTTTAACATCCCTGCTGTGATGCCACAGTTCCCATTCAGACTTTGTCagagttagttttattttgaacttcaaTCTCAGCCTGACAATGTTACAGTCACAGTCCACTGACTCAACATACCTCACTAAGGCACTCTGAAGAGTTTAATAGTTAATAAAGCAATGAAAGTTTTCCTTTGGTAAAAtggtggaaaagaaagacttttCTAACATATAGATCAAAGGATGAGATATTTCTATAGCAAGTTGATGTTGTCAGATGTGTGATATCAATCACACATTGATATCACTTCAAGAAGACTAGTTTGGATTTTGGGAAACTAACGAAGGCTTGaacatcacaaagacacacagctctTCCTGTCCTGGATATAGAATAAGACCATCACTATCATTTTATagaatgtgtctctgttttccagctctgcCCTCTGAAGGTCTGCTGTCTGTCGTCCACGTCACTGATGATGGAATGAGCTTCTTCAAACCTTTGGAGatcacacacagtcatgtgattgtcaaagtctctcatctctctgcctttggcCTCGTCTGGTTGGGAGAGATGCTACAGAGGTTATTCAACAACAAGAAACCTATTTGTGCCCAAGTTCTCCTGTTCCTCCGACCTCCGGACAGAGGCATTCAAATACTGGATGTGTTTCTCCTGCCAAGCAACCTCCCTTTGTCTGAGGTGAagtttgtttcagtgacttTAACTATCAAACTTCATCAAACATTCTCATACTGTGACTCTTGGAAACTTGACATCTGAACTGTTAACCTTTAAATCTCTTCTGTTGGTGTTAATTTCTGCCTGCCAGTTCAGCATgtgtcacaaacagcagcttaatGAGTCCAAATAATCAAACAGTACAGAATGGAGCTTTAGATCAGgatctttatgtgtgtttttcaaaatgagtcTACTCTTCCAGCGCTAACACTATGTCTTGCTGCTGAAGGTTTCTGAACAACAAAAGGCTGATCACATCACGCTCCCTTCTGCCTGCAAACTGATAGTTGACCAAAGATACAGTGTcctctctgcttcagaggaATTTGAAATACAGCCTGAGGTGAGTCAAACCTCCATACACTTCTAACAGATATCAAAACCATAAAACTGTCGTCCTATTCCTCTGAgagctgtgtcactgtttgaaatcatttcatctAGTCACTTTGCTGTAGAATCACTGTCGTAGAACGAGTAGTGGATTTAGtagataaacattttcttcctctgttttgtctctccTTTCACAGTCTGCTGAGTTTTACTTAAATTATGGGCCAAATTTCTTTCCTACATTTATGGTTTTCCTGactccaaacacagagacactgactgtGATGGTCAAAGATGAAGACGGAACAGAAGTGTGGAAATGCAAAGTCCTTCTGCCAAGTAAAAATTTAATCttcctttatttaaaatatatgaaaaagtgTCTCACACTAAATGAAGTTTGAGgccaaaaaaatgtcatttgacATGAAATAAAGGTACACAGTCATTGCTGTTGCACTGTCTGAATTGGACAAAGTTTCAACAAAGATCCCAACAATGTCTTAAAGTGCTGGTTGTTATTGGTGATTATTAAACAGTCTTTCATCTGGTTTCATGTTAGGTCCAAAAAGGGGAACTGGTCGAAGCAGCCTCCCAGCTGACGACAGCCTTCAGGCAGAAGAGAGGCTGCTCCTCGCTCGGGCAGAATTCATTCAGAGAGTGTCTGACACTGTTCTCAACCAGCTTCTGGATAAACTGCTTGAGCGTGGTGTtatcagtgatgaagaaatgaagtcaGCCAGAACAAAATCCACAGCAGATAAAGCCAGAGATGTGATTGACTcagtgagaagaaagggaagcgaagccagctcatttctgattgctgctctctgtcagctggatccatgtgtttccagagagctctcattaagatgaagccaaagacacaaagactctGAATATGGATGGAAATATTAACATGCAAAGTTTTGCTCTAAAGTCTCTTTTCTTAAGTATTTAAGAACAGAGGTCTCCGCCGGATCCCACAGTACTTCGGGCCCTGGGatttattttctaacatttttatatgttaaaatgtgtctgtgtttactgtTGGGAGccgtttttaaaggaaaaataaaggtcCAAAACAGGACCAGttattgttcagtcagatcaacagcaggctgccatcgaCAGCATACTGATATCAAAATGTTCAGCTAATTCAGGACATGATTGCTGAGACTTTTCAGCcttttcacttttacatttttttatcattaactttttgtaggtttatttattttttacatttttaatgaatgggaCAAATCTTCAAACGCTCTTCatgctttttcatctttgatctCCTTCTGCGTACTTTCAACTAGAGACtccattcaaactttaaaatgttcacaaaaccTTCAACTattaaacttgtgttcaacttttaaaaatcttgTCCACTTTCTGAAATTTGACAGTTTAAACCTCGTActaatttctgctgtttctgactTTATGATGGATGTGTATTGGACAGAATGTTCACAGCTGGAGTGGAGAGGAGTCGAAAAATCCTCTTTAACTCGTTCCATCAGTTTTACATCAGAATGGTACGGTGGCCGataagtacaaaacaaaaatacaaagtgcGAAACGattttacaaagcgtcaaacaaatgtacatgttgggaaatatttttacattttattaaaacaaaattaccataaacacttttaacacggacaaaacaaatgtacattttagaaAGCTAGtttacaagtggcagaacacttttacaaatctcgaaacaaatttccaaacgacagaatcttccggaaggggaatgtaccaaataccggaagtgatccagaagaagattgactgtgagctcaaaaagtttgtatcggtttgtgtggcgggaaaactttgcagagtgaaagtttatggcagcatggagtaaatgatgttttggccgttttgtggaaacaacttgagccaatttacgcggttgtgttttccgtgcggacgatctgtagaatgtttaacgttgatgaacggaccagactgaaggagcacgcgcacaggagacatctaataaacagccggaaaatgctaaacaagctaagtgtagcatcgcgctaactagctgaagccgctgtcagacatgcagtgaattaaagtgcaccgtttcatttagcagccaatcgttgtcttcacggaatagcaacgcgtttagttagtatgcgctgatagtttttattttattttaggcctacagttatgctaaatgcacaattgttgctgattgttttagctgctgctaactttctgttttgatacggaactccgttcattccagcagaacaaccatgaacatcatataaacaattcatggaggacagaaagtcaaagtcaaaagaactgtgggccgaaaggagacaggtccaggtacgtgtgtggatatatctgtaaaatatggaagtcaatatgtgtgagtgtgtgaaatgaatgatatctttttgttattttagcagataaacatggattgatggcgccacatggagctgatttaaaagctcagagagggaaaacactcccattatatacagatccggaggtagcagcacctgatctactgaagcaagctgtccaagaaatgagaacatttaacaagaagatggatgaaggagcagaccttcttttgtatccagactgttcagaggtgctccatgtgcctgggtcagaaagcccattcaaactggcagaatataaaaaggaaataggaaaggcacttttttcatttgcctagaaacacactttagaggaggtttgtggatctcttcattcaatatttttacatatttatgtaCTCtcatgtagcataattaataatgtgttgtttgtttttactaaagaggttgatacatcagactctgattcttaaattgtcatcacatcgaggagcacagctgaattcaatgcagctgacactgtggtacgttcatttttaccttttgtactttgattacgttttgttttttttattattatttatttattgataggatatgcatttggtttcaagcattaagtctaagaaccaagtcttgattatttggcatttactattccaatcagacaccctgataacctttcaccattgatatatactgtatgtggtgagggaacaataatgaaagctgtttaaagttgctgacaattgtgtgcttttcttctcaggtttttgaaccaaaaaaaca is a window of Echeneis naucrates chromosome 2, fEcheNa1.1, whole genome shotgun sequence DNA encoding:
- the LOC115057111 gene encoding NACHT, LRR and PYD domains-containing protein 1b allele 2-like — its product is MDVSEDTKLDKSPQSFTPELKTESTKVSYRFRCPGPGMFQCSLTGLVFVVDQEAELLYSTVQWDESLLQSAGKMAAGPLFNIHCPEDAVCELHLPHCEAEDALPSEGLLSVVHVTDDGMSFFKPLEITHSHVIVKVSHLSAFGLVWLGEMLQRLFNNKKPICAQVLLFLRPPDRGIQILDVFLLPSNLPLSEVSEQQKADHITLPSACKLIVDQRYSVLSASEEFEIQPESAEFYLNYGPNFFPTFMVFLTPNTETLTVMVKDEDGTEVWKCKVLLPSPKRGTGRSSLPADDSLQAEERLLLARAEFIQRVSDTVLNQLLDKLLERGVISDEEMKSARTKSTADKARDVIDSVRRKGSEASSFLIAALCQLDPCVSRELSLR